The following proteins are co-located in the Acropora palmata chromosome 11, jaAcrPala1.3, whole genome shotgun sequence genome:
- the LOC141897082 gene encoding 3'-5' exoribonuclease HELZ2-like isoform X1, protein MAQGGEGFRPSWEDSEELRNLMHLCLMGILNVKDLTEIADQKLQTKEYDVAATIYSTALHLPIDDIFLEEVDSIAEHIYRKRAECWFRLDKDVKAIEDSSEAIKFAARGKGTNNLMAKSLFIKIKAMERLGEFVEVLPFAVLCRHLRPKCEKTLRTLTRVKEKINKMIREDEQVANQILIRMVACGKKEMERGQFELALDHFSELLELLYFKIVPGVLLMKAECLLKLGRHKEAKESCEKVLVYESNNKIARKLMQQISEKLKNLDGTKEEKAVCTVGKKKADDRKEYKSTKTSSSQEDTPGPEDSQDDEATQGLKIKVKEKSESAAEEKRKVVPSASETADKIKIKSKESKRKKMKTKGEKQKAECASSSGETSQPKIKTPSQDDVSGEERSQSTSSVARDTSISLENPDKATSGKTAASISSLASTVKALDVDEDDSSGEFTVVDYSRRRRSSRSAKANSGKQPLLLQDTPGSAETSLPLQGVAQSNFKQGISHPPDNEKKTVENHSLIRKPESAVRTASNATSMRTTAVPTQTSGQKLTMIDSKSSQKIPYQGLPNVDSDQQSCCNALPKGVVVACEHFLRGSSSQASKVCAACKQPGNPSRLRYAVWNRVYWQEIRPFPAFMVPPKANLDLCRHFNPYKRCAKQSCSFPHGQVESAMWTMERDGVLPTPRQIFEAEQSRRVQSISTEVLSNAKQMTDTKEKGSVAYPSMSLSSLNEFPALGNLTSESTAPKIQNSSASTTPMKVTSAQSIIPPSKIITAENTGKTPISDSSTKPLVIPQSRNETSLESVTPVPSTAWVQSSDPSGKSTASLLFSAPPSEKNSLLTPRTNTKQSPQSFNNYSKLPENVVVVCMHFLNKSIKAKACKGCENRSKLMYAVWNDNKKKWQEIRPYPERVTANVAFTVCRYFSMHGFCLRPQCSFAHGTEEQLMWTLEREGALRTPRETLTGLPERTTENPILPTTQLRYRPSPPGVTNGVYKLCQSYYTREWCRFGRGCIFAHGKEELSEWEQEYRRKEREKHIKERQDKEEMLMSEILKGSTEDLVSDLEGVDVSCDPPDFAVKLQDSKTYQWTFTLKFKTEDSGYLRHVLLLHRHHDVYQLSKISVGSYQGNNGCDSYNLCFTAKLTGYFYKAPQVMSSGMMRVSLTVSFTSSLLGIFDQSVVFDFGKKPYLVKKLTVDVHSQSWSLDPVISHSVEDATFWDERSVQVVRFVDQTGEALQRLHLSRVYSLPVGLKIPTEELTRNNYKDIMHALLYVEERFMKDEISRYTLSQTQLHAQWNIFDEMTGMKCALENELFGILHLQGEDALRPDDAAGRLLYRNVNSIWLQLSQSVSNKVYEAPVEKVESECVVLRMSSKACSDLNLFDTCDVSVNAQFQLNRWPICEMHEAVDRLTPGQLERLVFPGQRTPTASVVNEVTIRWQWLLDQRLNDHQKAVIKRIASRECDALPLVVFGPFGTGKTFTLNQAVRLLVQLDKSHRILLCTHSNRAADIHVELLDKYLKEQNGTPASTPLRIYQPMRRLETASQIARNYCLIKNGVFLLPTRENILERRVIITTLSTSKVLLKLQVFHGFFTHILIDEAAQALEPETLTPLVFAGPNTKVVFTGDHMQMSPEVYSPHARQLGLEKSLAERLFDLYEQEEESTKQNNVLFLTENYRSNEEILKFPSFHFYGDELVASGHKSHPAHPKYGPLLFFSARGKEEKEQDNSYFNLSEVDEVVKRVKEIANNWPTEWGPRKLSDIAVLSSYRYQVQAIRNSLRKDRAFKDVKVDTIHNVQGEEFRVLFISTVRTFHTCKPQEDQVRSSGDDRQLYWEFLSDPKLLNTAVTRATCLVAVVGDPVSLCTVGNCRTIWRNFIERCNQMRGLYGTTVDQLKKEVNAAIASIQLNPEAKTFVPKSTPVSEPELHTIATEGTNIVTDQEATQERTEPENNISKTKDFHSNDLQKGENEVDVEENEVRKSILCNAAAKKQDQGGQEEKEEQDGQEGEIDLEDIFVDDETLHPREIDEIIKAFIEECKRTRQLQDETASMFQDSEFPALEASRSKAVRSHTAEKIQFSSYNKTEDISDLCPQVVIVNGRVEVRLTNLGLYKAPSERAQKIIASAKEQEFFDPFVLRNLLEKEPDRYVRCNLRLSPENPQMGYAVVENTTTPDIQIRGRVRQAFDKDKIVLELLNPDKKSGSNPNENDSNVQGKIVGVLEHIISPRERQFVCTPDYENSVVMLPINKSAVKLANLGDKSCAGLPIYRMGQNGRPTQVKIIEREQVLSGKYLFVVKFLRWGPEYPYPLGMVVKKLPRGDDLKSSMEIVYAERGIRRAFKEDTMKYVKQTFPPDWSIPKKEYSDRPRVGEAFTIDPPNSMDLDDAITVEKPTSSTCLIGIHIADVSFFVKPSSSLDEEAFLRCTSYYPGEEQESIPMLPRELSEGYCSLLPEKDRLAVSVFVTLDEEGRIIKEPNVKRTIVTSCCRLTYLEAQEVINGSKESAITVPVKIAENIRQLSSLAQKRRRIRLKDRAFDHWQDDESEECFEAHELVEEMMLLANEEVAKILSAKCPSLAPLRIQIPPKDHRLAEWVEMHSKYATLSLQYAKIFQNRSDTSSSLNLLHREVPALKMQRWVWSAIRQAVVSRDFPKIYQLICNEANHPQLAAMQSRFRRIQSESKFVCEDDQPPENIQHYSLGMRSYTHFTSPIRRYMDVVVHRLLLDSTVSQDDIAKVCRRSNYVHDNSRKFKRDCKRIRMAFKLQERCHETRVFIESIDHNSLSLHISKPEDDNLAGKQKQLVLSHLNLVALERKNDDEILFHWKFRKYTAPDGSSYFNEPIEANHRSDSSVVDIPPDDWRRILNAVRSDDENTLVEIVKQLEAQLKSTSTLGEVDKRPQSAVSAKCFEPYKHPHFGESHSHFSSEPNDHFYEKKLLLKKYDFFAVQLCPHMVRGMLVPEIQLFKVNPHFNICVEHRKHPRESFAHTARHQASREHYETIDEYINAWRPVLAMEAATEAVKESDGFVIERVKTVWKNTKDGTRCSISLPKSYCKDRQLEFHPGDLVCVRVPYSDTNFLSSSEPSQNNKNYSSYCNQPQLVSDFWVGHCIVNWATRLEKVKEEQKKKIDITLDLHQKSSQIPDGLTNGDEHRCTIELLHRILPQRRMYAALCTELKNSSKLVHAICKGEEPKEENFEMELPLKVSLVQHGFKSLNQFQEAAVKEALSKPFTLIQGPPGTGKTVTGVHIAYSFTERNKRLAPFMNRQKRTGKMKSEENEPKAPAQVIYCGPSNKAVDVVTEYLMKIPRLKILRVYSDLVEQKEFPIPNALKPARATRSDADLKITSEKVKSVSLHHVIRSSVCPHAQDLRECEEGFAEARKRSEKIGEAKVDEYRKLIGKAERWALEQSGVQIVLCTCVTAGSRRIVTSCDNVQQCIVDECGMCMEPESLVPITCSGARQIVLIGDHKQLQPVVQDHVAKSLGLNVSMFERHSKRAKMLRLQYRMHAGICEFPSHAFYDGKLQTAEVVKLRERSPIPFWPAMISQGKDIPIVFCHVEGQEESTRIASAESNEESKWNQKEVLKTVHVAKCIVNQYGKHVRKSNVAVLTPYRQQLNEISKRLKGAYEEILVTTITKSQGSEWDYVIISLVRSLKEDEIDPEPTKTWLQKHLGFLADEHQMNVGLTRARKGLCIIGNKHLLSKDKMWAELLQHYEKNHCLVDEKWPWQ, encoded by the exons GGAAGACACAAGGAGGCAAAGGAGAGCTGCGAAAAGG TGCTTGTTTATGAATCAAACAACAAAATCGCTCGAAAATTGATGCAGCAAATTTCCGAGAAGTTGAAGAATTTAGATGGGACAAAAGAAGAGAAG GCTGTTTGCACTGTGGGAAAGAAGAAAGCTGATGATAGGAAGGAATATAAATCAACCAAAACG TCTTCATCGCAAGAAGATACACCTGGGCCAGAAGACAGCCAAGACGACGAGGCTACCCAAGGacttaaaattaaagttaaagAAAAG agtGAGAGTGCAGCGGAAGAGAAGAGGAAGGTTGTTCCTTCAGCATCAGAAACAG CAGACAAGATAAAGATCAAGAGCAAGGAAAGCAAGAGGAAAAAGATGAAGACGAAAGGAGAGAAACAAAAGGCCGAATGTGCTTCCAGTtcag GTGAGACATCTCAACCAAAGATCAAGACTCCATCGCAGGATGACGTTTCAGGTGAAGAAAGATCCCAAAGCACGAGCTCGGTAGCAAGAGACACAAGCATAAGCTTGGAGAATCCCGATAAGGCTACTTCTGGAAAGACTGCCGCGTCAATTTCATCGCTTGCATCTACTGTTAAAGCTCTTGATGTTGACGAGGATGATTCCTCTGGAGAATTTACAGTAGTGGATTACTCTCGCCGGCGTCGTTCTAGCCGTTcagcaaaagcaaattcagGTAAGCAGCCATTACTCCTACAAGATACCCCAGGGAGCGCAGAAACCAGCTTGCCTTTGCAAGGAGTTGCCCAGTCAAACTTCAAGCAAGGCATCAGTCATCCACCAGAtaacgaaaagaaaacagtggAGAACCATAGTTTAATAAGGAAACCAGAGTCTGCTGTTAGAACTGCCTCGAATGCAACTTCAATGAGGACGACGGCAGTTCCAACTCAAACTTCAGGTCAAAAGCTAACAATGATTGACTCCAAGTCATCCCAAAAGATTCCTTACCAAGGATTGCCAAACGTCGACAGTGATCAACAATCGTGTTGTAATGCGTTACCCAAAGGAGTAGTTGTAGCATGTGAGCACTTTTTACGGGGAAGTAGTTCCCAAGCGTCGAAAGTTTGTGCCGCTTGCAAACAACCTGGAAACCCCAGCCGTCTGAGATACGCTGTCTGGAACAGAGTCTACTGGCAAGAAATAAGACCGTTTCCTGCTTTCATGGTGCCACCAAAAGCCAATTTGGATCTCTGCCGACATTTTAACCCTTACAAGCGTTGTGCAAAGCAGTCATGTTCCTTTCCTCATGGACAAGTGGAATCAGCTATGTGGACAATGGAACGCGATGGTG TTCTTCCTACCCCTAGACAAATATTTGAAGCTGAACAATCCAGGAGAGTCCAGTCCATCTCAACTGAAGTACTATCCAACGCAAAACAAATGACAGACACCAAGGAAAAGGGTTCAGTAGCTTACCCGAGCATGTCTCTATCAAGTTTAAATGAATTCCCTGCCTTAGGAAATCTCACATCAGAGTCAACCGCTCCAAAGATTCAGAACTCCTCTGCTTCGACAACACCCATGAAGGTTACTTCAGCACAATCAATCATTCCGCCTTCCAAGATTATCACAGCAGAAAATACAGGAAAGACACCCATTTCAGATTCCTCTACGAAGCCTCTTGTGATACCACAAAGCAGGAATGAAACTTCATTGGAAAGTGTCACCCCTGTGCCTTCGACTGCTTGGGTTCAGAGTTCCGATCCATCCGGAAAATCCACCGCATCCCTTCTCTTCAGTGCCCCTCCAAGTGAGAAGAACAGTTTACTAACTCCTAGAACGAACACAAAGCAATCACCTCAATcgtttaataattattcaaaattgCCAGAGAATGTAGTCGTTGTCTGCATGCACTTCCTCAACAAGAGCATCAAGGCTAAAGCATGTAAAGGATGCGAGAATCGTTCAAAGCTAATGTATGCTGTATGGAATGACAATAAAAAGAAGTGGCAAGAAATAAGGCCATACCCAGAGAGGGTCACAGCCAACGTGGCGTTCACTGTGTGCCGATATTTCTCCATGCACGGCTTCTGTTTGCGACCACAGTGTTCGTTTGCTCACGGCACCGAAGAACAACTCATGTGGACCTTAGAAAGGGAAGGAG CTCTACGCACTCCAAGAGAAACTCTGACTGGATTACCTGAGAGAACAACCGAGAACCCAATCCTTCCCACAACACAGTTGCGTTATAGACCTTCTCCTCCTGGAGTGACCAATGGAGTCTACAAGTTATGCCAAAG TTACTATACTAGGGAATGGTGTAGATTTGGGCGAGGATGCATATTTGCGCACGGAAAGGAAGAACTAAGCGAATGGGAACAAGAATACCGacgaaaagaaagagagaagcaCATAAAGGAGCGCCAAGACAAGGAAGAAATGTTGATGTCAGAAATTTTGAAAGGATCCACAGAAGAT CTCGTGTCGGATCTCGAAGGAGTTGATGTCAGCTGTGATCCACCAGACTTTGCTGTAAAACTTCAAGATAGCAAAACATACCAGTGGACATTCACCCTCAAGTTCAAG aCAGAGGATTCTGGATACCTACGACACGTTCTGTTACTCCATAGACACCACGATGTCTATCAGCTATCGAAAATAAGCGTGGGTTCTTACCAGGGAAACAACGGTTGTGATAGCTACAATTTGTGTTTCACTGCAAAGCTTACAGGATACTTTTACAAGGCACCACAAGTTATGTCATCTGGAATGATGAGAGTTTCTCTAACCGTCTCATTCACGTCCTCACTGCTTGGGATCTTTGATCAGAGCGTGGTTTTCGATTTTGGGAAGAAACCTTACCTCGTAAAGAAACTCACCGTGGATGTACACAGCCAATCCTGGTCTCTTGATCCTGTTATCTCACACAGTGTAGAAGATGCTACATTCTGGGACGAGAGATCTGTGCAAGTAGTTAGGTTTGTTGATCAAACGGGTGAGGCTCTTCAAAGATTGCACTTGTCAAGAGTGTACAGTCTTCCTGTGGGTTTGAAGATACCAACTGAAGAATTGACTCGCAACAACTACAAAGATATAATGCATGCACTGTTGTATGTGGAGGAACGTTTCATGAAGGATGAAATTTCACG CTATACACTGAGTCAGACGCAATTGCACGCTCAGTGGAATATCTTTGATGAGATGACTGGGATGAAATGCGCATTAGAGAATGAGCTTTTTGGAATCCTTCACCTACAAGGGGAAGACGCTTTAAGACCTGACGATGCTGCTGGCCGTCTCCTCTATCGTAACGTAAACTCCATTTGGTTACAACTGTCACAAAGCGTCTCTAACAAAGTCTACGAAGCACCTGTTGAAAAAGTCGAGAGTGAATGTGTTGTGCTAAGAATGTCATCTAAGGCGTGTTCTGACTTGAACCTCTTTGACACCTGTGATGTTTCCGTTAATGCGCAGTTCCAACTAAACCGATGGCCAATTTGTGAAATGCACGAAGCCGTTGATAGACTTACACCAGGTCAGTTGGAACGGCTGGTTTTCCCAGGGCAAAGAACTCCTACTGCATCCGTCGTCAATGAA GTCACAATTCGTTGGCAATGGCTCCTAGATCAGCGACTGAATGACCACCAGAAAGCGGTAATCAAACGTATTGCATCCCGCGAGTGCGACGCGCTGCCTCTAGTTGTCTTTGGACCATTTGGTACAGGAAAAACGTTCACTCTTAATCAAGCTGTCCGTCTCTTGGTGCAGTTGGACAAGTCACACAGAATCCTTCTATGCACGCACTCAAATCGTGCAGCTGATATTCATGTGGAATTGCTGGATAAGTATTTGAAAGAGCAGAATGGTACACCAGCATCAACACCATTGAGAATATATCAACCTATGAGAAG ATTGGAGACAGCATCACAAATTGCGAGGAATTACTGCCTGATTAAAAACGGGGTATTCTTGTTGCCTACTCGTGAGAATATTCTTGAACGTCGAGTGATTATCACCACCCTGAGCACATCAAAAGTGCTTTTGAAACTTCAAGTGTTTCATGGCTTCTTTACCCACATTCTCATTGATGAGGCCGCCCAGGCCCTGGAACCGGAAACCCTGACACCACTGGTATTTGCCGGTCCGAACACGAAAGTTGTTTTCACTGGAGATCACATGCAG atgaGTCCAGAGGTCTACTCCCCACATGCAAGACAATTAGGCCTTGAAAAATCCTTGGCAGAACGCCTTTTTGATTTGTATGAACAGGAAGAAGAgtcaacaaagcaaaataacgTATTGTTCCTCACAGAGAATTATCGTTCCAACGAGGAAATCCTCAAGTTTCCTTCGTTCCACTTCTATGGTGATGAGCTCGTTGCTAGTGGTCATAAGTCTCATCCAGCGCATCCAAAGTACGGCCCTCTGCTGTTCTTTTCAGCTCGTGGAAAGGAAGAGAAGGAGCAAGATAATTCATATTTCAACCTGTCTGAGGTTGATGAAGTAGTGAAAAGGGTCAAAGAGATCGCAAACAACTGGCCGACTGAGTGGGGTCCTAGGAAATTATCTGATATCGCTGTTCTTTCTTCCTATCGATACCAG gtcCAAGCCATTCGAAATAGCCTGAGAAAGGACAGAGCCTTTAAGGATGTGAAAGTGGATACAATCCACAATGTCCAAG GGGAAGAATTCCGAGTACTTTTCATTAGCACAGTCCGTACATTTCACACATGCAAGCCACAGGAAGACCAAGTGCGGAGCAGCGGAGATGATCGACAGTTGTACTGGGAATTTTTGTCCGATCCAAAGCTGTTGAACACAGCGGTAACCAGGGCGACATGTTTGGTGGCCGTTGTCGGTGACCCAGTATCGCTTTGTACCGTTGGCAACTGTCGTACGATTTGGAGGAACTTTATTGAGAGATGCAATCAAATGCGTGGGCTCTACGGTACAACAGTGGATCAACTTAAGAAAGAAGTAAATGCTGCCATTGCCAGCATACAGCTCAACCCAGAGGCAAAGACATTTGTACCGAAGAGTACACCAGTTTCGGAACCAGAACTCCACACAATCGCAACTGAAGGAACGAATATCGTTACTGATCAAGAAGCCACTCAAGAAAGAACAGAACCAGAGaataacatttcaaaaacaaaggatttcCATTCAAACGATCTTCAAAAAGGGGAAAATGAAGTCGATGTTGAAGAGAATGAAGTAAGAAAGTCAATTCTATGTAATGCGGCTGCTAAAAAGCAAGATCAAGGAGGCCaggaagaaaaggaagaacaaGATGGACAAGAGGGAGAAATCGACCTTGAAGATATCTTTGTTGATGATGAGACTTTGCATCCACGAGAGATAGATGAAATCATCAAGGCATTTATAGAAGAGTGCAAAAGGACGAGACAGTTGCAAGATGAAACTGCGTCAATGTTTCAGGACTCTGAATTCCCAGCATTAGAAGCATCCAGATCAAAAGCCGTCAGAAGTCACACTGCTGAGAAAATACAGTTCTCTTCATATAACAAAACGGAAGACATCTCAGATTTGTGTCCACAAGTTGTAATTGTCAATGGGCGAGTTGAAGTGCGTCTTACAAACCTTGGTCTATACAAGGCTCCCTCTGAAAGGGCTCAAAAAATTATAGCTTCTGCAAAGGAGCAGGAGTTTTTTGATCCTTTTGTGTTAAGGAACCTACTCGAAAAAGAACCGGACAGGTACGTCCGTTGCAATCTACGTCTAAGTCCTGAGAATCCCCAAATGGGATACGCCGTGGTTGAGAACACAACAACACCAGACATCCAGATCAGGGGAAGAGTTCGCCAAGCGTTTGACAAAGATAAGATCGTCTTGGAACTGCTTAACCCAGACAAGAAGAGCGGATCCAATCCAAATGAAAATGACTCTAAcgttcaaggaaaaattgtcg GGGTTCTAGAGCATATCATCAGCCCACGCGAGCGCCAGTTTGTCTGCACTCCAGATTATGAAAACTCCGTTGTGATGCTGCCCATCAACAAGTCTGCTGTGAAACTGGCAAACCTGGGAGATAAAAGTTGTGCGGGTCTACCGATCTACAGAATGGGGCAAAATGGCAGACCAACCCAAGTCAAAATAATAGAGAGAGAACAAGTCCTGAGTGGAAAATATCTGTTTGTTGTGAAATTCCTTCGATGGGGACCAGAGTACCCTTATCCGCTGGGAATGGTTGTAAAGAAACTTCCTCGAGGAGATGACTTAAAAAGTAGCATGGAGATTGTGTACGCTGAGCGCGGTATAAGAAGGGCTTTCAAGGAGGACACAATGAAATACGTTAAGCAGACCTTTCCACCAGATTGGTCCATTCCAAAAAAGGAATACTCCGATCGCCCTAGAGTGGGCGAGGCCTTTACCATTGATCCTCCAAATTCCATGGATCTTGACGATGCAATTACCGTGGAGAAACCCACATCATCCACCTGCCTTATTGGAATTCACATTGCTGATGTTAGTTTCTTTGTTAAGCCGAGTTCTTCACTGGATGAGGAAGCATTCTTGCGTTGCACGTCATATTACCCCGGCGAGGAACAAGAAAGTATTCCGATGCTGCCGCGTGAGCTGAGTGAAGGTTATTGCAGTCTTCTTCCCGAAAAGGATCGTCTCGCAGTCTCTGTTTTTGTAACACTTGACGAGGAAGGACGCATTATCAAGGAACCGAACGTAAAACGCACAATCGTGACGTCTTGCTGTCGCCTGACCTACCTTGAAGCGCAAGAAGTCATAAATGGAAGTAAAGAGAGCGCCATCACGGTCCCCGTAAAAATTGCAGAAAACATCAGGCAGTTAAGCTCACTGGctcaaaaaagaagaaggatTCGTTTGAAAGATCGTGCTTTTGATCACTGGCAAGATGACGAAAGTGAAGAATGCTTTGAAGCACATGAATTGGTTGAAGAAATGATGCTCCTTGCCAACGAGGAAGTTGCTAAGATTCTTTCAGCGAAGTGCCCCTCTTTGGCGCCTCTGAGGATTCAGATACCTCCCAAAGATCACAGATTGGCTGAGTGGGTTGAGATGCACAGCAAATACGCGACTTTGTCACTTCAATATGCCAAGATCTTCCAGAATAGATCAGATACTTCATCGTCCCTTAATCTGCTTCATCGCGAGGTTCCCGCTTTAAAAATGCAGAGATGGGTGTGGAGTGCAATTCGTCAGGCTGTGGTGTCTCGTGACTTCCCCAAGATTTATCAACTGATATGTAACGAAGCAAACCACCCTCAACTTGCTGCGATGCAATCCCGCTTTCGACGAATTCAATCTGAGTCGAAGTTTGTCTGTGAAGATGATCAGCCTCCAGAGAATATCCAACACTACTCACTTGGTATGCGATCATACACGCACTTTACGTCCCCGATCAGAAGATACATGGATGTCGTGGTCCATCGTCTCCTTCTTGATAGCACTGTGTCACAGGATGACATTGCGAAAGTTTGTCGCCGCTCTAACTACGTGCATGATAACTCGCGGAAATTTAAAAGGGATTGTAAAAGGATACGAATGGCGTTCAAGCTACAGGAGCGTTGCCACGAAACACGTGTTTTTATTGAATCCATTGATCATAATTCACTAAGCCTGCATATTTCAAAGCCGGAAGACGACAACCttgcaggaaaacaaaagcaattggTCCTGAGCCACCTGAATCTAGTGGCCCTAGAACGGAAGAATGACGATGAGattctttttcattggaaGTTTAGAAAGTACACTGCCCCAGATGGAAGCAGCTATTTCAATGAACCAATAGAAGCAAACCACAGGAGCGACAGTTCGGTGGTAGACATTCCTCCGGATGACTGGCGACGTATTTTGAATGCTGTTAGGTCCGATGACGAAAACACCTTGGTAGAGATAGTGAAGCAACTGGAAGCCCAACTGAAAAGTACGTCTACATTGGGCGAGGTCGATAAACGTCCGCAATCCGCAGTGTCAGCAAAATGTTTTGAGCCTTACAAGCATCCTCATTTCGGAGAATCACATTCTCATTTTTCCAGCGAGCCAAACGACCActtctatgaaaaaaagttGCTATTGAAGAAGTACGATTTCTTTGCTGTACAACTTTGCCCTCACATGGTTCGAGGAATGCTGGTTCCCGAGATTCAGCTGTTCAAGGTTAATCCACACTTCAATATATGCGTTGAGCACCGGAAACACCCACGCGAATCGTTCGCACATACAGCTAGACACCAGGCGTCTAGAGAGCACTACGAAACCATTGATGAGTACATAAACGCCTGGAGACCAGtacttgcaatggaggctgcCACAGAAGCTGTCAAGGAGAGTGACGGGTTCGTTATCGAACGAGTGAAAACCGTATGGAAGAATACTAAAGATGGCACCAGGTGCTCAATCTCTCTTCCTAAGTCTTACTGTAAGGACCGTCAACTGGAATTTCATCCTGGAGATCTGGTTTGTGTTAGAGTCCCCTACTCGGACACGAACTTTTTGTCTTCCAGTGAGCCTTCACAAAACAATAAG AATTACAGCAGCTACTGCAATCAGCCACAACTTGTTTCTGACTTCTGGGTGGGACATTGCATTGTTAACTGGGCAACACGTTtggaaaaagtgaaagaagaacaaaagaaaaaaattgacatcACGTTAGACTTGCACCAGAAATCCTCACAAATACCAGATGGACTCACAAATGGAGACGAACACAGATGCACTATTGAGCTCCTCCACAGAATTCTCCCTCAAAG ACGAATGTATGCAGCATTATGCACAGAACTGAAGAATTCCTCGAAGCTTGTTCATGCCATTTGCAAAGGAGAAGAACCAAAAGAAG aaaattttgaaatggagTTACCTTTGAAGGTGTCCCTGGTACAACATGGCTTTAAATCATTAAACCAGTTTCAAGAAGCTGCCGTAAAGGAGGCTCTTTCTAAGCCATTCACGTTAATTCAAGGCCCCCCAG GAACTGGTAAAACTGTCACAGGCGTACACATCGCCTACTCGTTTACAGAAAGGAATAAAAGGTTGGCACCTTTCATGAATCGACAGAAACGCACAGGTAAAATGAAAAGCGAAGAAAATGAACCAAAAGCACCAGCTCAAGTCATTTATTGCGGACCATCAAACAAGGCCGTGGATGTGGTTACTG AGTATCTTATGAAGATTCCAAGACTAAAAATTTTGCGAGTGTACAGCGATCTAGTCGAGCAGAAGGAATTTCCTATTCCTAACGCACTGAAACCGGCAAGAGCCACTCGTAGTGACGCCGATCTCAAGATAACCAGTGAAAAGGTGAAGTCGGTATCACTTCATCACGTGATTCGTAGCTCTGTTTGCCCCCATGCCCAAGATTTGCGAGAGTGTGAAGAAGGATTTGCTGAGGCAAGAAAGAGAAGCGAGAAAATTGGTGAAGCCAAGGTCGATGAGTATCGCAAG TTGATCGGAAAAGCAGAGCGCTGGGCTCTTGAACAGTCTGGCGTACAGATTGTTCTTTGCACATGCGTAACAGCTGGGAGTCGAAGGATAGTAACCTCGTGTGATAACGTGCAGCAGTGCATTGTAGATGAATGTGGCATGTGCATGGAGCCTGAATCGCTCGTGCCGATCACGTGCTCTGGAGCCAGACAAATTGTGTTGATTGGTGATCATAAACAGCTACAGCCAGTTGTTCAGGATCACGTAGCAAAATCACTTGGCTTGAATGTGTCCATGTTTGAAAGGCATTCCAAACGAGCAAAGATGCTGAGACTGCAGTATAGGATG CACGCAGGTATTTGCGAATTTCCTTCACATGCGTTCTACGATGGAAAACTTCAGACTGCTGAAGTGGTCAAACTCCGCGAGCGTAGCCCAATTCCTTTTTGGCCCGCCATGATTAGCCAGGGAAAGGATATCCCAATTGTATTCTGTCACGTGGAAGGACAGGAAGAATCCACACGCATAGCATCAGCAGAGAGCAACGAAGAATCCAAATGGAACCAAAAGGAAGTTCTGAAGACG GTTCACGTAGCAAAATGTATCGTCAATCAATACGGGAAACACGTTCGCAAGTCAAATGTAGCTGTACTGACACCGTACAGACAACAACTGAACGAAATAAGTAAGCGATTGAAGGGAGCCTATGAAGAAATTTTAGTCACCACTATAACAAAGAGTCAAG GAAGCGAATGGGATTATGTTATAATCTCTCTTGTTCGATCGTTGAAGGAGGACGAAATTGATCCAGAACCGACAAAAACCTGGCTCCAGAAACACTTGGGCTTCTTGGCAGATGAACATCAAATGAACGTGGGGCTCACGCGCGCACGCAAAGGACTTTGTATCATTG GAAACAAGCATCTTCTCAGCAAGGATAAAATGTGGGCAGAATTGTTACAGCACTACGAAAAAAATCACTGCCTTGTGGACGAGAAATGGCCTTGGCAGTAA